TCGAAAAAATGGAGGTTTACCCGGTCGAAATTCGCAATGCGACAGAACTCGCCAAGAATCTTCGAAGTCGCTCCTGGGAGATCGTCGTCGATTCGCTTTTTGGAACCGGCTTGAAGCGGCCGCTCACCGGGGTTTTCGCCGCCGCTGTCGAGGGGATCAATCGTTCGAGGGCGGCGGTATACGCCGTGGATATACCGTCCGGTCTCGATGCGGACAGCGGCGAGATTCTGGGAACGGCGGTTCAAGCCAAGTGCACCGTGACGTTCGCCTGCAAGAAGCGAGGGTTCTTCTTTCGGGAAGGCCCGGTGGTCAGCGGTGAAGTCATCGTGGCCGACATCTCCATCGATGAAAAATGGTGCGATGATGTCCGAGCCGCGCGGCTCTTCGAAACCGATCCGAGATCCATTCTCTCTCTTTTTCCTCCACGGCGGCTCGATTCGCACAAAGGGACCTACGGCCATGTCCTGGTGATCGCCGGATCCAAGGAAAAATCGGGCGCGTCGGTGCTGACCAGTCAGGCGGCTCTTCGAGCCGGCGCGGGACTTGTGACGCTGGCGGTTCCCGAAAGCGCTCATGCCATCGTGAAATCCCAGCTGGTCGAGGTTATGACCGAACCGTTGACCGACACGGACGGAAAATTGTCGGACAAGAATCTCCCGCGGCTTTTGGAACTGGCCCAAGGAAAGCAATCGGTCGTCATCGGGCCCGGCCTCATTCCGCATCCAGGGCTTTACGATCTTCTTCGAAAGTTTTTGGCTCAATTGAAAATACCCGTGGTTCTGGACGCCGACGGCTTAAACGTCTTCGGGAAAAAACTTGCGGCGGAAAGAAAATCTCTCCAAAAGGCGATTCTCACGCCTCATCCGGGGGAGATGGCGCGGATTTCCGGGAAAACGAACAAAGAAATTCAAAGCGACCGCATCGGGGTTGCGCGTGAAATGTCGGACCGGACCGGAGCGGTGGTCGTTCTCAAAGGGGCCCATTCGGTCATCGCGCTCCCCAACGGCGATACGTATCTGAACCCGACGGGGAACCCCGCCATGGCGACGGCCGGGATGGGGGATGTTTTGGCCGGTGTAGCGGGCGGATATTTGGGGCAGGGGCTCTCGATCGTGAATGCCGCGGTCGCGGCGGTCTTTCATCACGGTATGGCCGGAGATCGAGCCGTAATCAAGAAAGGGACGCGTGGCCTTCTGGCCCGCGACGTCATCGACGAATTTCCATCTCTTTCTCTTTCCCTATGAAGGCGGCCTGAACCATGAGTCACGGAACGCCGATTCAAGCTCAATCGCTGGAGGACACCCAACGCCTCGGGGTTCAATTGGGTGAACTCTTGAAGGCCGGCGATGTCATAGGCTTGGTTGGCCCCCTGGGAGTGGGTAAGACGGCGTTTGTCGGAGGAATGGCCCGGGGCGTGGGTGTGAACAGTGAATACGCCGTCACGAGTCCCACGTTCGTCTTCGCTCACATCTATCCGGGGAAGCTCCCGCTGTACCACATCGACCTTTATCGCGTAGAAAAGGAAAAAGAATTGGAAGGACTTGGACTGGACGAAATGATCGGAGGCGACGGAGTAGCGGTGATCGAATGGTTCGATCGATTCGATCGGATTTGGTCCGGCGACCGAGTCGAAATTGAAATGGCTTTTGGTTCATCCGGCCGGCGCCAGGTCGAAATTCGCCCGTTCGGAACCCGCGGCCGGGAGATCGTATCGCGGTGGGGGAGCGTTTCGTGAGAATCGAACTGATCGGCCTGGCTTATGATCGCGACACGGCCGATGCGGTGTGGTCGGGGATGTCGGCGCGCGAGGCGTACGACGTTATTTTGCGCGACGATTTTCGCCGCAAAGTCGATCCTCGCTCGCTCCTCTATCATAAGGGTCAGGTGGAACTTCTGGGGAACTTGGAAATGTTTCTCAAACAAGGAGGAGAAAACCTTTCTCTGGTCGAGCTGATGGCCCGGCGATTTTCGGCCGGCGTGGAAGACTTTCCCACCGGGCACGAGGACCTGGCATTTGATTTTCAGTTGATTCGGCACTTTTCGTCGCTCGCGATGGCGGACGATTTCATGGTGGCCGACACGTTTCTCCGCGAACTCCTCCGACGAATCGGATTCTTGAAAAACGGTTCCGCCTGGTCGCTGGTGGAGGCGCGGGATTTTGAAGGGATCGCCTCCGCGCTTCGGGACGTTCGGATGCAGGATATTCTGGACGCGGGGCACTCGGTGCCCAAAAGCGAAGGTATTTCGTTTGAAAATTTGGTCCGAAATTACATCGAGTTCCTGAGTTATTCCCGCAACAATCATCTTTCGCCTTTTTTTTACAACAGCGAATCGGACTTCAAGCGATGGGGGGATTTGAACGAACGGAAAAATCGTCGAAGCGAAATCATCGTGGACGCGTCGCTTCGCGGAAGGAAACCGGCGGCTCCCTCGGAGAAGCGAACCAAAAAAACCCCGCCGAAAACGCTGGACGTTCGCGGGCGGTTCAAACTGCGCCGAGAGATCGACGCGCTGCTGGAAGGACTTTCGGATCCGGACCCTCTCATTCGGCAGAAGGCGGCCGAAACCATCGGCGTTCTGGCCGAGCCGGAAATTCTTCCGCGCTTGATTGCGGCATTGACCGAAGCCGAAGCGGAAGTGCGCCAAGAAATCGTGCGGGCCATAGGGACTTTGCGAAATGTTCAAGTGACGGAGACGCTTCTGTCCGTCCTTGCACGCGATGAAGTGCTGAGCATTAAACTTACGGCGGCCGATGCGCTTCGAAGGCAGGGAGAGAAAAAACTTCTCCCGGTATTGTTGGACGAAATGGAAAGCGGCAGACCTCACGTAGGGGTTCTGCTGGCTTTTCACCCGGGGCTTTCAAAAGATCGTGTGACGATCGGGAGGCTTAAGACATTGTCGCTTCATGAAAATCCCGTCGTTCGTCGGGACGTCGCTTTTGTCGCCG
This is a stretch of genomic DNA from Bdellovibrionota bacterium. It encodes these proteins:
- a CDS encoding NAD(P)H-hydrate dehydratase, whose protein sequence is MRIVTAEEMRRLDRYAIEKIGIPEAVLMESAGRSVFADIRRQEGKLADRSVAVFCGNGNNGGDGFVIARYLSMAGARVEIFLLGGRPKKDPALQNLKILEKMEVYPVEIRNATELAKNLRSRSWEIVVDSLFGTGLKRPLTGVFAAAVEGINRSRAAVYAVDIPSGLDADSGEILGTAVQAKCTVTFACKKRGFFFREGPVVSGEVIVADISIDEKWCDDVRAARLFETDPRSILSLFPPRRLDSHKGTYGHVLVIAGSKEKSGASVLTSQAALRAGAGLVTLAVPESAHAIVKSQLVEVMTEPLTDTDGKLSDKNLPRLLELAQGKQSVVIGPGLIPHPGLYDLLRKFLAQLKIPVVLDADGLNVFGKKLAAERKSLQKAILTPHPGEMARISGKTNKEIQSDRIGVAREMSDRTGAVVVLKGAHSVIALPNGDTYLNPTGNPAMATAGMGDVLAGVAGGYLGQGLSIVNAAVAAVFHHGMAGDRAVIKKGTRGLLARDVIDEFPSLSLSL
- the tsaE gene encoding tRNA (adenosine(37)-N6)-threonylcarbamoyltransferase complex ATPase subunit type 1 TsaE; protein product: MSHGTPIQAQSLEDTQRLGVQLGELLKAGDVIGLVGPLGVGKTAFVGGMARGVGVNSEYAVTSPTFVFAHIYPGKLPLYHIDLYRVEKEKELEGLGLDEMIGGDGVAVIEWFDRFDRIWSGDRVEIEMAFGSSGRRQVEIRPFGTRGREIVSRWGSVS
- a CDS encoding HEAT repeat domain-containing protein, giving the protein MRIELIGLAYDRDTADAVWSGMSAREAYDVILRDDFRRKVDPRSLLYHKGQVELLGNLEMFLKQGGENLSLVELMARRFSAGVEDFPTGHEDLAFDFQLIRHFSSLAMADDFMVADTFLRELLRRIGFLKNGSAWSLVEARDFEGIASALRDVRMQDILDAGHSVPKSEGISFENLVRNYIEFLSYSRNNHLSPFFYNSESDFKRWGDLNERKNRRSEIIVDASLRGRKPAAPSEKRTKKTPPKTLDVRGRFKLRREIDALLEGLSDPDPLIRQKAAETIGVLAEPEILPRLIAALTEAEAEVRQEIVRAIGTLRNVQVTETLLSVLARDEVLSIKLTAADALRRQGEKKLLPVLLDEMESGRPHVGVLLAFHPGLSKDRVTIGRLKTLSLHENPVVRRDVAFVAGHLSGNPGQKEGKEILRRLVHDRDDETRCNALYSLLEIGDREVESYARECAEAPSEIICRAGTIVRHWTGKKPKNGSS